A portion of the Stigmatella aurantiaca DW4/3-1 genome contains these proteins:
- a CDS encoding serine/threonine protein kinase, which translates to MAVSFGKYELLRKIASGGMGQVFLARERGGVERLVVLKLILPHLAEDDEFLTMFLEEARLVGRLRHPNLVTILELSEIEGRHCLAMEFVQGDDLRRLDKQARLKGQLLPPGVVLRIVSEAAAGLDYAHQARDAQGQPLKLVHRDVSPQNILVGFDGGVKIIDFGVAKAAGSSQQTATGVLKGKYPYMSPEQASGQAIDGRSDQFALGVVMWELLTGKRLFKGESDLMTLRLVKDCQVPYPSQLNPKLPPGLDEVVMRALESNPQKRFPDCGAFRLALEDYIIQMRLSASSAHLAAYLRGLYAERISNESDPSTLDQLAEDSDLDSKADSSRSSLRSGVQPPPGTPSSRSPAKSETRSRRAVDALIGPPPTPRHETTRGTVSLDKAPATPGRVPKVALAIGGAVALLLAGTAVVFLRPPSELPPRVAVNTPPPPPVEVPKPSTPPPPPTEPQKVNLVLASEPEGAQVHVGGEPLGKTPRPLTLEPGAPPVLVTMTMEGYEPVTRSVSAADGPTVQVALERRATGGSKPPAQGKKPGPAPSLGIKTGR; encoded by the coding sequence ATGGCTGTGTCCTTCGGCAAGTACGAGCTTCTGCGGAAGATCGCCTCGGGCGGTATGGGCCAGGTTTTCCTGGCGCGTGAGCGAGGAGGCGTGGAGCGTCTCGTCGTCCTCAAGCTCATCCTGCCGCACCTGGCCGAGGACGATGAGTTCCTCACCATGTTCCTGGAGGAGGCCCGGCTCGTGGGCCGGCTCCGGCACCCCAACCTCGTCACCATTCTCGAACTCTCGGAGATCGAGGGCCGCCACTGCCTGGCCATGGAGTTCGTGCAGGGCGACGATCTGCGGCGCCTCGACAAGCAGGCCCGGCTCAAGGGCCAGCTGCTGCCGCCCGGGGTGGTGCTGCGCATCGTCTCCGAGGCCGCGGCGGGGCTGGACTACGCCCACCAGGCGCGCGATGCGCAAGGCCAGCCGCTCAAGCTGGTGCACCGGGACGTGTCCCCGCAGAACATCCTCGTCGGCTTCGACGGGGGCGTGAAGATCATCGACTTCGGTGTGGCCAAGGCGGCCGGCAGCAGCCAGCAGACGGCCACCGGCGTGCTCAAGGGTAAGTATCCTTATATGTCGCCCGAGCAGGCCTCGGGACAGGCCATCGATGGGCGCAGCGATCAGTTCGCCCTGGGCGTGGTGATGTGGGAGCTGCTCACGGGCAAGCGGCTCTTCAAGGGCGAGTCGGACCTGATGACGCTGCGGCTGGTGAAGGACTGCCAGGTGCCGTACCCCTCCCAGCTCAACCCCAAGCTGCCCCCGGGGTTGGACGAGGTGGTGATGCGGGCGCTGGAGTCCAACCCGCAGAAGCGCTTCCCCGACTGCGGCGCCTTCCGGCTGGCGCTGGAGGACTACATCATCCAGATGCGGCTGTCGGCCAGCAGCGCACACCTGGCCGCCTACCTGCGCGGGCTGTACGCCGAGCGCATCTCCAACGAGTCCGACCCCTCGACGCTGGACCAGCTCGCCGAGGACTCGGACCTGGACTCGAAGGCCGACTCCTCGCGCAGCAGCCTCCGCTCGGGCGTGCAGCCGCCCCCGGGCACCCCTTCGTCCCGCTCCCCGGCGAAATCCGAGACGCGCTCGCGGCGCGCGGTGGATGCGCTGATTGGCCCCCCCCCCACGCCCCGGCACGAGACCACCCGGGGCACCGTCTCGCTGGACAAGGCCCCGGCCACCCCGGGCCGCGTCCCCAAGGTGGCCCTGGCCATCGGAGGCGCGGTGGCGCTGCTGCTCGCGGGCACCGCCGTCGTCTTCCTGCGCCCGCCCTCCGAGCTGCCCCCACGGGTGGCGGTGAACACCCCACCTCCACCTCCCGTGGAGGTGCCCAAGCCGTCCACGCCCCCGCCTCCGCCCACCGAGCCGCAGAAGGTGAACCTGGTCCTCGCCTCCGAGCCGGAGGGCGCCCAGGTCCACGTGGGCGGTGAGCCCCTCGGGAAGACGCCGCGTCCGCTGACGCTGGAGCCGGGGGCGCCGCCCGTCCTGGTGACGATGACGATGGAAGGCTACGAGCCGGTGACGCGGAGCGTGTCGGCCGCGGACGGCCCCACCGTCCAGGTGGCGCTGGAGCGCCGGGCCACGGGCGGCTCCAAGCCTCCCGCCCAGGGCAAGAAACCGGGCCCGGCGCCCTCGCTGGGCATCAAGACGGGCCGCTGA
- a CDS encoding PAS domain-containing protein, with protein sequence MLKPVFQEPPKHLKGARVSDGDEVLRVLAEVEHGHPEGSMVLRAMRDEEGALVDFEWSYANPAAQRLLGWRVDGLQGRRLHEVPPELGLAGQFEAFHQVVETGESCQQAFSHASDGFDGWLQATVSRFRDGVLVRLRDITTSYRAETGLRDTRDRMVELLEGTPDCFLSVDAHWRYTYLNRNALTLKGKPRERLFGRSLWDTSPELRGTIVEREYRQVMADRVASCFEVLLAPFNRWFEMHAYPSGSGIAVLFRDITSKKQVEQERDALLEREHSGRLEAEALARQRARELLAAREKLIQSEKLAVAGQLAAGVGHEINNPLSFVMGNIHFAVEQLAALAEVASPEVIQETEEALHEAREGAERIRRIVRDLKTFARGDDAQLRPVDVHAALEFSLSMAMNHVRYRAQVVRCYGTVPPVWANEARLGQVFLNLLINAAQAIPEGDVAQHRILLTTYVQEDRVVVDVTDTGMGMSPEVLARAFEPFFTTKSQGEGTGLGLSICHGIIKALRGEMSAASTPGKGSTFRVMLPTRGEEAEALLPLLAAPMEQAGVQGKRVLVIDDEPGIASVMRRIIGRGNEVVVARSGREALALLERDTEFDRIFCDLMMLDLTGMDVHAALAASHPECLSRLVFMTGGGFTERARLFLQRFSHPRIDKPFEPELIRRLVAQSPPRL encoded by the coding sequence ATGCTCAAACCCGTTTTCCAAGAACCGCCAAAGCACCTGAAGGGCGCCCGGGTCAGTGACGGGGACGAGGTGTTGCGTGTTCTGGCCGAGGTGGAGCACGGCCACCCCGAGGGCAGCATGGTGTTGCGGGCCATGCGGGACGAGGAGGGTGCCCTCGTCGACTTCGAGTGGAGCTATGCCAACCCGGCGGCGCAGCGTTTGCTCGGCTGGCGCGTGGATGGGCTCCAGGGGCGGCGCCTCCACGAGGTGCCCCCCGAGCTGGGGCTGGCGGGGCAATTCGAGGCCTTTCACCAGGTGGTGGAGACGGGGGAGTCCTGTCAGCAGGCGTTCTCCCACGCGAGCGATGGGTTCGATGGGTGGCTCCAGGCCACCGTGTCCCGGTTCCGGGATGGGGTGCTGGTGCGGCTGCGCGACATCACCACCTCTTACCGGGCGGAGACGGGGCTGCGTGACACGCGGGACCGCATGGTGGAGCTGCTCGAGGGCACGCCGGATTGCTTCCTGTCGGTGGACGCGCACTGGCGCTACACCTACCTCAACCGCAACGCCCTGACGCTCAAGGGCAAGCCGCGGGAGCGGCTCTTTGGGCGCAGCCTGTGGGACACGAGCCCGGAGCTGCGGGGCACCATCGTGGAGCGCGAGTACCGCCAGGTGATGGCCGACCGGGTCGCCTCTTGCTTCGAGGTGCTCCTGGCCCCCTTCAACCGCTGGTTCGAGATGCACGCCTACCCGTCGGGCAGCGGCATCGCCGTGCTCTTCCGGGACATCACCAGCAAGAAGCAGGTGGAGCAGGAGCGCGACGCGCTGCTGGAGCGCGAGCACTCCGGCCGCCTGGAGGCGGAGGCCCTGGCCCGGCAGCGGGCCCGGGAGTTGCTCGCGGCGCGCGAGAAGCTCATCCAGTCGGAGAAGCTGGCCGTGGCGGGGCAGCTCGCGGCCGGGGTGGGCCACGAAATCAACAACCCGCTGTCGTTCGTGATGGGCAATATCCACTTCGCGGTGGAGCAGCTCGCCGCGCTCGCGGAGGTGGCCTCGCCCGAGGTCATCCAGGAGACGGAAGAGGCCCTGCATGAGGCGCGCGAAGGGGCCGAGCGCATCCGGCGCATCGTCCGGGACCTGAAGACGTTTGCCCGCGGGGACGACGCGCAGTTGCGGCCGGTGGATGTGCACGCGGCGCTGGAGTTCAGCCTCTCCATGGCGATGAACCACGTGCGCTACCGCGCGCAGGTGGTGCGCTGTTACGGAACGGTGCCGCCGGTGTGGGCCAACGAAGCCCGGCTGGGGCAGGTGTTCCTCAACCTGCTCATCAACGCGGCCCAGGCCATCCCCGAGGGGGATGTGGCCCAGCACCGCATCCTGCTCACCACGTATGTCCAGGAGGACCGGGTGGTGGTGGATGTGACGGACACGGGCATGGGCATGTCGCCAGAGGTGCTGGCGCGCGCCTTCGAGCCCTTCTTCACCACCAAGTCCCAGGGCGAGGGCACGGGGCTGGGGCTGTCCATCTGTCACGGCATCATCAAGGCGCTGCGCGGGGAGATGTCCGCGGCGAGCACGCCGGGCAAGGGCAGCACCTTCCGCGTGATGCTGCCCACCCGTGGCGAGGAGGCCGAGGCGCTGCTGCCCCTGCTGGCGGCGCCGATGGAGCAGGCCGGGGTCCAGGGCAAGCGGGTGCTCGTCATCGATGACGAGCCCGGCATCGCCTCGGTCATGCGGCGCATCATCGGCCGGGGCAATGAGGTGGTGGTGGCGCGCAGCGGCCGCGAGGCGCTGGCGCTGCTGGAGCGGGACACGGAGTTCGACCGCATCTTCTGTGACTTGATGATGCTGGACCTGACGGGCATGGACGTGCACGCGGCGCTGGCGGCCTCCCACCCCGAGTGCCTGTCTCGGCTCGTCTTCATGACGGGGGGCGGCTTCACCGAGCGCGCCCGGCTCTTTCTCCAGCGCTTCTCCCACCCGCGCATCGACAAGCCCTTCGAGCCCGAGCTCATCCGGCGGCTGGTCGCCCAGTCCCCGCCGCGCCTCTGA
- the treZ gene encoding malto-oligosyltrehalose trehalohydrolase, whose product MGAWVEPGPKVHWRVWAPGHRQVDVVLHDAEGKPGRVLPMSPEPHGYFSAVLEDAGAGVRYKLRVEGEGPFPDPWSRSQPQGVHGPSEVAVPDFAWTDAGWKGPDPEALVLYEVHVGTATPEGTFEALIPRLKAIRELGVTALELMPLASFPGTRNWGYDGVDLFAPHHSYGSPESLRRLIDAAHAQGLAVFIDAVYNHFGPDGNYLRCYSPHYFTGRHHTPWGDAVNYDGKESAPVREMVLSNVDMWIRDYHADGLRLDAAHAIVDDSSPHLLTEICRRARAAAPDRRVLIIAEDERNEARLLRPEAEGGVGLDGVWADDLHHQLRRAFAGDSEGYYQDYTGSAEDIAKTLRQGWFYEGQVSKNQGHARGTPAGHLPPRSFVHCIQNHDQVGNRAHGERLGQDVSPAAYRAMSTLLLLSPYTPLLFMGQEWNASTPFLYFTDHHAELGKLVTEGRRKEFAGFSRFEGDTVPDPQAKETFEGSRLNWGEAEKPPHAPVRELYRELLRLRATEPALKERRRGRYALETLGADALALEFKAAGQSLLVLLNIRGTLEHRMSPGARAELLLWSEAPRFGGAVDTPPLREGVLRLEGPSAAVVRRWD is encoded by the coding sequence ATGGGAGCATGGGTCGAGCCAGGGCCGAAGGTCCACTGGCGGGTGTGGGCCCCGGGACACCGCCAGGTGGACGTGGTCCTCCATGATGCGGAGGGCAAGCCCGGGCGCGTGCTCCCCATGTCGCCAGAGCCTCATGGGTACTTCAGCGCCGTGCTGGAGGATGCCGGCGCGGGCGTGCGCTACAAGCTCCGCGTGGAGGGTGAGGGGCCCTTCCCGGACCCCTGGTCCCGCTCCCAGCCGCAGGGCGTTCATGGTCCCTCCGAGGTCGCCGTGCCGGACTTCGCCTGGACGGACGCGGGCTGGAAGGGGCCGGACCCCGAGGCGCTCGTCCTCTATGAAGTGCATGTCGGCACGGCCACGCCCGAGGGCACCTTCGAGGCGCTCATTCCCCGGCTGAAGGCCATTCGCGAGCTGGGCGTCACCGCCCTGGAGCTCATGCCGCTGGCCAGTTTCCCGGGCACGCGCAACTGGGGCTACGACGGGGTGGATCTCTTCGCGCCCCACCACAGTTATGGCAGCCCCGAGAGTCTCCGGCGGCTCATCGACGCGGCGCACGCTCAGGGGCTCGCCGTCTTCATCGACGCCGTCTACAACCACTTCGGGCCGGACGGGAACTACCTGCGCTGCTACTCGCCGCACTACTTCACCGGCCGCCACCACACCCCCTGGGGGGATGCGGTCAACTACGACGGCAAGGAGTCCGCCCCCGTCCGCGAGATGGTGCTCTCCAACGTGGACATGTGGATCCGCGACTACCACGCGGATGGTCTGCGGCTGGATGCCGCGCACGCCATCGTGGATGACAGCTCGCCCCACCTGCTGACGGAGATCTGTCGCCGCGCCCGGGCCGCCGCGCCCGATCGGCGGGTGCTCATCATCGCCGAGGACGAGCGCAACGAGGCCCGGCTGCTCCGCCCGGAGGCCGAAGGCGGCGTGGGGCTGGATGGCGTCTGGGCCGATGACCTGCACCACCAGCTGCGGCGCGCCTTCGCGGGCGACAGCGAGGGCTACTACCAGGACTACACGGGCAGCGCGGAGGACATCGCGAAGACGCTCCGCCAGGGCTGGTTCTACGAGGGGCAGGTCTCCAAGAACCAGGGCCACGCGCGGGGCACCCCCGCGGGCCACCTGCCCCCGCGCAGCTTTGTCCACTGCATCCAGAACCACGACCAGGTGGGCAACCGCGCCCACGGGGAGCGGCTCGGCCAGGATGTCTCTCCGGCCGCCTACCGCGCCATGAGCACGCTCTTGCTGCTCTCCCCGTACACGCCGCTGCTCTTCATGGGCCAGGAGTGGAACGCGAGCACCCCGTTCCTCTACTTCACGGATCACCACGCGGAGTTGGGCAAGCTCGTCACCGAGGGGCGGCGCAAGGAGTTCGCTGGCTTCTCGCGTTTCGAGGGCGACACCGTGCCGGATCCGCAGGCAAAGGAGACCTTCGAGGGCTCCCGCCTGAACTGGGGTGAGGCGGAGAAGCCGCCCCATGCGCCCGTGCGTGAGCTCTACCGGGAGCTGTTGCGGCTGCGTGCCACCGAGCCAGCCCTGAAGGAGCGCCGCCGGGGCCGCTACGCGCTCGAGACGCTGGGCGCGGACGCGCTCGCCCTCGAGTTCAAGGCCGCGGGACAGTCGCTCCTGGTCCTGCTCAACATCCGGGGGACGCTGGAGCACCGGATGTCCCCGGGAGCCCGGGCCGAGTTGCTGCTGTGGAGCGAAGCCCCCCGGTTTGGCGGAGCGGTGGACACACCGCCCCTGCGCGAGGGGGTCCTCCGGTTGGAGGGGCCCTCGGCCGCCGTGGTGCGCCGCTGGGATTGA
- a CDS encoding AAA family ATPase, with translation MPHRSGPEPLSPLPAEDVRQRVAELNVLSPKEIDGRLTQLGYRGQEEARRAAAVLAYRHVRRVRRLYLEGIPPEGAARENCLFLGPTGSGKTYLVELLFREILSVPTVMADATQFSETGYVGDDVNTLVSRLYEAAEGDVAWAGCGVICMDEFDKLATSRSDSRFAGQQTTKDVSGFGVQRSLLHLLSASEVDFPPDFGFTSRTRPLSIGMAGITFIACGAFSGLRSTAEGMTHAERLGFGREPQRREQEAIAERVTDAQLEQTTAFARYGFIPELIGRFNRIVSFAPLDAATLKDILQANVLRLYEQEFELEGLQLVVEPSVREWVVAGALKRETGARGLRAALAPVLEQAAYEHFGQHQASTLRLVLKDGLVTLIAE, from the coding sequence ATGCCCCACCGATCAGGACCGGAGCCCCTTTCCCCCCTTCCTGCGGAGGACGTGCGCCAGCGCGTGGCGGAGCTGAACGTGCTCTCGCCCAAGGAGATCGACGGCCGCTTGACCCAGCTGGGCTATCGCGGCCAGGAGGAGGCCCGGCGGGCCGCGGCGGTGCTCGCCTACCGCCACGTGCGGCGGGTGCGAAGGCTGTACCTGGAGGGCATTCCTCCCGAGGGCGCCGCGCGCGAGAACTGCCTCTTCCTGGGCCCCACCGGCAGCGGAAAGACGTACCTGGTGGAGCTGCTCTTCCGGGAGATCCTCTCCGTCCCCACGGTGATGGCGGACGCCACCCAGTTCTCCGAGACGGGCTACGTGGGGGACGACGTCAACACGCTCGTCTCCCGCCTCTACGAGGCCGCCGAGGGCGATGTGGCTTGGGCGGGGTGCGGCGTCATCTGCATGGACGAGTTCGACAAGCTCGCCACGAGCCGTTCCGACAGCCGTTTCGCCGGGCAGCAGACCACCAAGGACGTGAGCGGCTTCGGCGTTCAGCGGAGCCTGCTGCACCTGCTGTCCGCCTCCGAGGTCGACTTCCCGCCCGACTTTGGCTTCACCAGCCGGACCCGGCCGCTGTCCATTGGGATGGCGGGCATCACCTTCATCGCCTGTGGGGCCTTCAGCGGCCTGAGGAGCACCGCGGAGGGCATGACCCACGCCGAACGCCTGGGCTTCGGGCGCGAGCCCCAGCGCAGGGAGCAGGAGGCCATCGCCGAGCGCGTGACGGACGCCCAGCTCGAGCAGACCACCGCCTTCGCGCGCTACGGCTTTATCCCAGAGCTCATCGGCCGCTTCAACCGCATCGTCTCCTTCGCCCCGCTGGATGCCGCCACCCTGAAGGACATCCTCCAGGCCAACGTGCTGCGGCTCTATGAGCAGGAGTTCGAGTTGGAGGGGCTCCAACTCGTGGTGGAACCCTCGGTCCGGGAGTGGGTGGTGGCCGGGGCCCTCAAGCGGGAAACGGGCGCCCGAGGGCTGCGCGCCGCCCTGGCCCCGGTGCTCGAACAGGCCGCCTATGAGCACTTCGGCCAACACCAGGCATCCACCCTCCGCCTCGTGCTGAAGGACGGCCTCGTCACACTCATCGCGGAGTGA
- a CDS encoding lysoplasmalogenase family protein — translation MLLVALMVFLTGLYQGMGWLVYSLLHQEGGCLTPECARASEYAIWTAQHAGFARTILFLVMVLRIGQNNLSRADYRLLVVASGLTVVADYFLVYQRENFMAGLGVFVGVHLLYTLRHARGFAESLQPARRARTWRLLLLSAAGVLLLSAAALWWIHAKTRELSLTPPGAPVVLYLAVLSLSLWMAWGTLIRQGFTRFHARLIAVGMTSFYLCDLCVGMSSLLNGLETKPGSFFDNCVGFFYSPALVLLAMSGYRTPPSPPAVVKLRLNETQAAPLSLNPGV, via the coding sequence ATGCTCCTCGTGGCGCTGATGGTTTTTCTGACGGGCTTGTACCAGGGCATGGGCTGGCTGGTGTATTCCCTGCTCCATCAGGAGGGGGGCTGCTTGACCCCGGAGTGCGCGCGCGCGAGTGAATACGCGATCTGGACCGCCCAGCATGCCGGTTTCGCACGCACGATTCTGTTCTTGGTGATGGTGCTGCGCATTGGACAGAACAACCTCTCGCGCGCCGATTACCGGCTCCTCGTGGTGGCCTCCGGATTGACCGTCGTCGCCGACTACTTCCTCGTGTACCAGCGTGAAAACTTCATGGCCGGGCTCGGGGTGTTCGTGGGGGTCCACCTTCTCTACACCCTCCGCCACGCCCGGGGCTTCGCCGAATCACTGCAACCCGCCCGGCGGGCACGCACGTGGCGCCTGCTCTTGCTCTCCGCCGCCGGGGTGCTGCTCCTGAGCGCCGCGGCGCTCTGGTGGATCCACGCGAAGACACGCGAGCTGTCCCTGACACCTCCTGGAGCACCGGTGGTCCTCTATCTCGCCGTGCTGTCGCTCTCGTTGTGGATGGCCTGGGGGACCTTGATCCGCCAAGGCTTCACGCGCTTCCACGCCCGGCTCATCGCGGTGGGGATGACGAGCTTCTACTTGTGCGATCTCTGCGTGGGAATGTCTTCCCTCCTCAACGGCCTTGAGACGAAGCCAGGCAGCTTCTTCGACAACTGCGTCGGCTTCTTCTACTCACCCGCCCTGGTGCTGCTGGCGATGAGTGGCTACCGCACACCTCCCTCCCCCCCTGCTGTGGTCAAGCTCCGCCTCAACGAGACTCAGGCTGCCCCGCTCTCGCTGAACCCAGGCGTGTAG
- a CDS encoding serine/threonine-protein kinase PknK: MPVPKMPLSPILEFRGTPRFVLERRLGKGAMGVVYLARDVERGTKVALKALSRLDADGLACIKNEFRSLSDLLHPNLVTLHELVSEDGHWFLTMEVVEGVNFLAWVRGVQEVAAPDAGTLPRQNAGHLPTETLTQPALAATRTMKSAGLAATLASGRLAPAPPWPALESRLTPWCDLDRLRGALRQLVEGVSAIHAAGKLHRDLKPSNVLVTPSGRLVILDFGLALARGLSGSPAVAGTPAYMAPEQLSPNAVTPASDWYAVGTMVYEALTGQLPYQGGLSDILKAKCLRLPPPPSSRVQGIPEELERLCLACLSVSPEQRPTGEDFLRWLDGGRNRAVPTVDELPLLGREEWLAQLHQAFEVSRQGRAVTVYVSGHSGMGKSALIHHFVGELCRSSEVLVLSGRCYERESVPYKAWDSLIDALAEHLESLPPAQTQSLLGADGHALARIFPTLRRFECLGASPETLAPEVENQAESRLRAFRALKEILCELARQRPLVLCLEDLQWGDVDSARLMASLLSSSEPPQMLLLCTFRSEEEQRSGFFQTLRAFLDSGSFDLGEQRRVELGRLAPEAGARLARALLGPRGAAMGELPAVISQEAEGSPFFIGLLARHVLAREEISETALRGLSMEGVLLEYVRQLPEDARRLLNVLSVASRPLEQNVAVAAAALASDAATTLGLLRAAHLVRTHGARARDLVEPYHDRVREAVVGALGEALLRECHQCLADALEANGADPEVLAVHLEGAGDLPRARTYVLLAAERAEATLAFDHAARLYQRALSWHGTDDTQVLHLRLANALVNAGRGAEAAPLLLAAAVGRPDAEAVDLRRRAAEQFMVSGHIDEGVEVLRGVLAWARVPYPETAFRATLTLAARFAQIQLRGTDFHERSAEALSADELLPIDICHSAGRGLALVDTLRGGAFFGTALLSALECGEPRRVALGLSHYATILALQGLAGYPRAKQMLEQAQALGQRLDDPLVLGTVGICRAAVEMCLSHWRVTVEHATAASALLRNQCTGAPFEIEAGVVFSEVSLLWMGKLHELARFVDAHIRTALERGDLFAATYARMHTWYTPLAADDVTHASEAMRDSIGRWSHRGFHVMHFWALYGETQYALYAGDTAGAWERLNRTWPDMVQSNILRIQFHRIPMTLLRGSAAIAAASARPTGERKALLASAEKEAVRLDKERTGVASASASLLRACLLAAQGQSHRALEPLDAAVRGFVAADMMLHAACARRRMGQLMGGSGGRALIEAADATLRGQSIRNPARWTALYTPGFSESGAA, encoded by the coding sequence GGCACCTGCCCACGGAGACCTTGACCCAGCCTGCGCTTGCGGCCACTCGCACCATGAAGAGCGCGGGTCTCGCGGCGACACTCGCGTCCGGCCGGTTGGCCCCCGCTCCGCCTTGGCCAGCGCTTGAATCAAGGCTGACGCCATGGTGCGATCTCGACCGGCTGCGCGGCGCGCTGCGGCAGTTGGTCGAAGGGGTCTCCGCGATTCACGCCGCAGGCAAGCTCCACCGGGACCTGAAGCCGAGCAACGTCCTGGTCACCCCTTCCGGACGTCTGGTCATCCTGGACTTCGGCCTGGCGCTGGCGCGGGGCCTCTCTGGCTCTCCCGCGGTGGCCGGAACGCCTGCGTATATGGCCCCAGAGCAGCTCTCTCCCAATGCGGTGACGCCTGCGAGCGATTGGTATGCGGTGGGGACCATGGTTTACGAAGCCCTCACCGGCCAGCTTCCCTATCAAGGGGGGCTCTCCGACATCCTGAAGGCCAAGTGCTTGCGGCTCCCGCCGCCGCCCTCCTCGCGGGTTCAGGGCATTCCGGAGGAACTGGAGCGGCTCTGTCTCGCTTGTCTCAGCGTGTCGCCCGAGCAACGGCCGACGGGCGAAGATTTCCTCCGGTGGCTGGACGGCGGCAGGAACCGGGCCGTTCCCACGGTGGACGAACTGCCGTTGCTCGGCCGCGAGGAGTGGCTCGCCCAACTTCACCAGGCTTTCGAGGTGTCGCGCCAAGGCCGCGCGGTGACCGTCTACGTCAGCGGGCATTCGGGCATGGGGAAGTCCGCGCTCATCCACCACTTTGTCGGCGAGCTTTGCCGAAGCAGCGAGGTCCTCGTCCTCTCCGGGCGCTGCTACGAGCGCGAGAGCGTGCCCTACAAGGCATGGGACAGCCTCATCGATGCCTTGGCAGAGCACCTCGAAAGCCTGCCGCCTGCCCAAACCCAGTCGCTGCTCGGAGCGGATGGGCACGCGCTGGCACGCATCTTCCCGACGCTCCGCCGCTTTGAATGCCTCGGCGCATCTCCAGAAACGCTCGCGCCAGAGGTTGAAAACCAGGCCGAGTCGCGCCTGCGCGCCTTCCGTGCGCTCAAGGAGATCCTCTGTGAGCTGGCGCGGCAGCGCCCGCTGGTGCTCTGTCTCGAAGATCTCCAATGGGGGGATGTCGACAGCGCACGGCTGATGGCGAGTCTGCTCTCCTCTTCAGAGCCCCCTCAAATGTTGTTGTTGTGCACCTTTCGCAGTGAGGAGGAGCAGCGAAGCGGGTTCTTCCAAACGCTCAGGGCGTTTCTGGACAGTGGCTCGTTCGATCTCGGCGAGCAACGCCGGGTCGAGCTGGGGCGGCTCGCCCCCGAGGCGGGGGCCCGCTTGGCCCGCGCGCTCCTCGGCCCCCGCGGCGCGGCCATGGGGGAGCTTCCCGCGGTCATCTCCCAGGAGGCAGAAGGAAGCCCGTTCTTCATCGGCCTGCTCGCGCGGCATGTGCTTGCCCGGGAAGAGATCAGCGAGACGGCGCTCAGGGGCCTCTCGATGGAGGGCGTGCTCCTCGAGTATGTGCGCCAACTGCCGGAGGATGCCCGGCGGCTGTTGAATGTGCTCTCCGTCGCGTCGCGGCCGCTGGAGCAGAACGTGGCGGTGGCCGCGGCAGCGCTGGCCTCGGATGCAGCCACCACGTTGGGCTTGCTTCGCGCCGCGCACCTGGTTCGCACGCATGGAGCGAGGGCGCGCGATCTGGTCGAGCCCTACCACGATCGCGTCCGCGAAGCCGTGGTGGGCGCGCTCGGCGAGGCGCTGCTGCGCGAGTGCCATCAGTGCCTTGCCGACGCCCTCGAAGCGAACGGCGCGGATCCCGAAGTGCTCGCCGTCCACCTGGAGGGGGCTGGCGACCTCCCGCGCGCCCGGACCTACGTCCTCCTCGCCGCGGAGCGGGCCGAGGCCACCCTCGCGTTCGATCATGCCGCCCGGCTCTATCAGCGCGCGCTTTCCTGGCACGGAACCGATGACACGCAGGTGCTCCATTTGCGCTTGGCGAATGCGCTCGTCAACGCGGGCCGGGGCGCGGAGGCCGCGCCGTTGCTGCTCGCGGCCGCCGTCGGCCGGCCGGACGCGGAAGCCGTGGACCTGCGGCGCCGCGCGGCGGAGCAATTCATGGTGAGCGGCCACATCGACGAGGGTGTTGAAGTGCTGCGCGGGGTGCTTGCCTGGGCGCGGGTGCCTTACCCGGAGACGGCCTTTCGCGCCACCCTCACCCTCGCTGCCCGCTTCGCTCAGATCCAACTCCGGGGCACGGATTTCCACGAGCGTTCCGCGGAGGCGCTCTCCGCCGACGAGCTCCTCCCCATCGACATCTGCCACTCGGCTGGCAGGGGACTGGCCCTGGTGGACACCCTCCGAGGAGGGGCTTTTTTCGGCACCGCGCTGCTGAGCGCGCTCGAATGCGGTGAGCCCCGCCGCGTCGCGCTCGGTTTGAGCCACTACGCCACCATCCTGGCGCTTCAGGGCCTGGCGGGCTATCCCCGGGCGAAGCAGATGCTCGAGCAAGCCCAGGCGCTCGGCCAGCGGCTCGATGATCCGCTCGTCCTTGGCACCGTGGGCATCTGCCGGGCCGCCGTGGAGATGTGCCTGAGCCACTGGCGTGTCACGGTCGAGCACGCCACCGCGGCCAGTGCGCTGCTTCGCAATCAGTGCACGGGCGCTCCCTTCGAAATCGAGGCCGGCGTCGTCTTCTCCGAGGTCTCCCTGCTCTGGATGGGAAAGCTTCACGAGCTGGCCCGTTTCGTGGACGCGCACATCCGGACCGCCCTGGAGCGTGGGGATCTCTTCGCGGCCACGTATGCGCGGATGCACACCTGGTACACGCCCCTGGCGGCGGACGATGTGACGCACGCCAGTGAGGCCATGCGGGACAGCATTGGCCGGTGGTCCCACCGGGGCTTCCACGTCATGCACTTCTGGGCGCTCTATGGCGAGACGCAGTATGCGCTCTACGCGGGGGATACCGCGGGCGCATGGGAGCGGCTGAACCGGACGTGGCCGGACATGGTGCAGTCCAACATCCTGCGCATCCAGTTTCACCGCATTCCCATGACGCTGCTGCGCGGCAGTGCCGCCATTGCCGCGGCGAGCGCAAGGCCCACGGGCGAGCGCAAGGCCCTGCTCGCGTCCGCCGAGAAGGAAGCCGTGCGCCTCGACAAGGAGCGGACCGGCGTGGCGAGCGCGTCCGCCTCCTTGTTGCGAGCCTGCCTCCTCGCGGCGCAAGGACAGTCTCACAGGGCCTTGGAGCCGCTAGACGCCGCGGTCCGTGGATTCGTGGCGGCTGACATGATGCTCCACGCCGCGTGTGCGCGCAGGCGCATGGGGCAGCTGATGGGCGGCAGCGGGGGGCGTGCGCTGATCGAGGCCGCCGACGCCACCCTGCGTGGGCAGAGCATCCGGAATCCTGCCCGCTGGACGGCCCTCTACACGCCTGGGTTCAGCGAGAGCGGGGCAGCCTGA